Genomic segment of Salvia hispanica cultivar TCC Black 2014 chromosome 2, UniMelb_Shisp_WGS_1.0, whole genome shotgun sequence:
cactaaaaacACTCATCGCGCACCGACCGACAGAATACTCTATGATTAGATTTCCAGCATAACTAATTGAATCTCTGTGTTGATAAATCTCATTAAAGTTCAATATTCCTAACGCTCTTTGATTAGATTTCCAGCCTAACTAATTGAATCTCTGTGTTGATAAATCTCATTAAAGTtgtaagagcactcccaatgggggtggcgaaaatccggcgaaaaatcgccgaacatcgccggattatcgccggcCGTTGTGGTGaaatcggcgataatccggcgataatCTTACCGATATTTCGCCAACCGGCGTTttttcgccggattatcgccgagcgatcgccggccactgtgggcgacgctcggcgataatccggcgatatttaatttttttttttttttttccggcccaacggctatttttacatcccacccctataaatatttcctccacttcctccattcatcacccacaatcttcattctctccattttcaatctcttctcccaATCTTATGGGCCTCGATCCCGACGCCCCTCCGGCCCCTCcgtcttagtttttttttttaaatctttgtttatttgcgttttttatttgtagttttttttttctcgttgtattatattttccaatgattaatacaacgatgaattgttcattattagtctatttattaaatacatttgtagggaaaattaaataatataaaaaataatgatgtaaaaatgaaatgttgagttagtggagaaataagggagaaataagggagaaaccaatgtagcagttggctaaaaactggggataaaatgtgatgctgatgtggcgctgatgtggcaggagttagggagaaataagggagaaataagggagtgccattgggagtgctctaataTTCCTAATGTTTTGAGTATTAATTGCAACACGTTTTGAGTATTAATTGCAACTTTAATGAGATTTATCAACTCGGAGATTCAATTAGCGATGCCGTAAATCTAATCTGAGAGTATCCTATCGGGGCCTCCACATACTTTGCAAGAATATTGTACGGCCAAACCTTCTTTGAGGAAGCTATAGGGTGTTGCTCCAATAGCTTTTTAATGAACGACTATATTGGTAAGATtaatactaactttttttggttaattattatAGTTGCTTTCAATATAATTACGATTgttaatactccttccgtcccacaaagatagtcccactttgatccggcacgggttttaagaaatataatgaaaagtgagtttaaaaaattggtgggatgATGGtcttacttttaaagtattagttttataataaaatgtgagtaggaatgagttggtggaatatggggtcgactaccaaaaatggtaaaagtgaaatgagacaaactttatgggacggacgaaaatggaaaaattggacaatctttgtgggacgaagggagtatatgattagCAGCCATGTCTGTTGGGCTTCTTTGCTTCTACCCTACAGAAATAGGGGGACTGGGCTTGTTTGCTTCCTACAGAAATAGGGGGACTGGTTTTGGAAACGGAGTCAACTTTGTTGTGGCCAGATCCACCGCAATTAGACATATGACTCATTCCACCGCAATTAGACATATGACTCATTTGAGAACGATTATGAAGACGCGTGAAgtttttttcagaaaatgagctcatatttataatatgtagGTGAAAAGATATTCtagagaataaaaaaacaaatatatcaaCCGATATGATCCTATATTATACGAATTCAGTTACTTTAGATTCACAATATATTTTCTTGAGATTTGATCTCCTGAGCGTCATATATGAGCGATAGTTAAGCGACTGCTTACGTGGCAGAAGAGGTGGAATAtgaattttctattattttaatttattatcccTAATATTCTCTCAAGTCTCAGGTTGCAAAGCAGTTTCATCTCTATCAAATACACGCGGATCAAAAAATCTGTCGCAGATCTAATTCTTCTTATCTCTACAATTtcattcaaatcttattttctCCAGATTATATTCCCCATCTACATTACACATAACCCAATAATTTCATCTTTgtgataattttttctctaaacCGAAATTTCACAGGATATCTTGATTTCTTGCTTCTCCCAAAATTTCAGAAATCACAAAATCGAAGGCGTGATATGTAAAACCACTTACACTCTCTTCCTTCtcaaatttcagaaaaaaatgaCGAAAAACTTAAACAAATTTCTTATTTCCACTCACCCCTTTTTCGAATTTGGGCATCGGtggtttaatttttgttgggCTGATGCTAAAGTttgaaatcaaaagaaaatttggcGCAGGAACGTGAGGATGAAGTTTGGGGAGAAGTTTTGCGAGTATCTGGAGACGAAGATTCGTGGAGAATTGCCGCCACGATAAGGCATTAACGGAGGAAAATATTACACCGTGCAAAAACTCCATTGCgtaactgaaaaaaaaaagttgttcgCTAAATACTATTGAACAATAATCCGGGCAAGACAAAATTAGTGATGCAGCGAGCAGACCCCATATTTTGATCAGATTTCATATGGGGATAGTTCGTTGACCAATGTAGGCTTTTGGAAGAGACATCATGATCAGAGaagattatataaaaataataaaataagttataattCCAATTCAATAGCCACATAAGCAGTACCCTACGTCTCGACGTAACGGCGCTCAGGAGATCAAATCTCATGTTTCCTATATGTTTAGATATATGTTTTCTTGATCGATAAGTTATGATActgtattataaatagaataaattgtTATGATTATCATTCATGGGaataaactattttctctACCAATCTATTGTGTTCATCAAATCGTAGCTATCCAAATCTGCTCGACAGAAAAACCCCGCATGCGTAACTAGGACTGGTAAaatataccgaaataccgCCCTTAccatactaaaaaaatattgaaaataccgaatttcgtTATGCTGCATTTTTcagtacggtatgataccttaccgacaGATTTAGGTACGGTAAAGGtatgaattttgtatatacCGCGGTATATCGTATTATACCGCACtgttaataattatatatatttaatatatttactccctccgtccccgattaagagtcacactttttcatttcggtccgtccccaattaagaatcacacttcatttttaccataaatagtaagtaggtcccacattccacaaactcaatttactcacattttattataaaagcaatataaaaaaatgggtcccacattccactaactttttcaaccaatttttctttacatttcttaaaactcgtgtccggtcaaagtgtgactcttaatcgaggacggagggattattatttataatattataatatttataatatttattattttcaatattttatataatcaaaCAAGTTTGACTTGCGGTATCCCGCAAATGTCAGTAAGGTAActgttttcatattttgatataccGAAAATGCGGTATACTGAAAAAATCGGTACGATACAGTATCGTATTTTCTCATACCATACTTTACGGTATAGTATGTTGTATGCCcatttcggtacggtataccgtaccaaTCTAACCCTATACATAACCCTACCCCTTCGTCAGCCGAACCGCAAAATTCGCCACCAAGCTCCAATCCGCGCGACGAGAAATATCTCCCGCGCGTCCGCTTCCTGATCGTCGAGCCAAATTCGGGCCACCGATCGTCTATCACCACCGGCAACCATCAAGGGAAACTCCATTAACAACTAGTGCTTTCATCGTGATCACATCTTCCGATTGCAATCATGAATCATCATTTCGTCCAACTACGCTGACTATAACCATCACCAATTCAACCACAACCATACACAACCGCTACCTGGTCTGGATTTCCCTACTGAATAGCTTCGCCACACCGCTTACACAATACCCCACACAACGTTCACCCGCCGTTAGACCTTCTCGACCCCGCAATACGCCAACAATGGCCCATGGGGCATGCCTAGGGGGGACGAAAGCAGCCCAGCCAATGTGGTTATCGGTACTTCTCGCCCCAGGTATCATACAGAAGGAGAGCTTGTGCCTCGTGCTAACTGAAGACGGCCATCGCAACCCCGAGATCCCGCTCCTAAAATTCTCGCAATGGAGGGACTCTATCATTACAAAACTTGATCGATTGATAGATGCCATGGATAAATTTTAGATATGTTTGGACGACACAGATTGTCGGGTGAAAGTATTCTGTCCGCCGACGCGACCTGATCCACAACCACACTACAAGCTACAGGCACCCGCCGTGCAATCCCTCCGGGGATCCATACTGGGGCAACGTATACCCATCATTCTTTGAGCAGCCGTTGTCCATATTGAAGTAGGTGAGTGCATCGCGATTTCAGCCTGCCTACCAACCACTGCAACTAGACATGTTCATAGTTTAAAAAACTGGCAGTTCACgtttaaaaaaagtataaacCTGGAACCAGTGGTTTTTTGCCGGTACTGTTAGAGgtaaaaactcttattttattttcgaaacaatgttttattattcggaacctagctagttggaatttgattattccatgaataaaaaataagtgtttcttgatGAGTCCACTCTTGAAATTAAcaagatattaattatttaagtcTATAGgcaattattaattaattaatggatatttatctTTAGCGTGAGAAATAACTTTCTAAAAGTGAATCCAGATTACTTGTactttcggatttggatgggtaattcaatattattactgTAGTggttgataataatattccaatatgagcttgaattaaatttggggttcaatttaattagaaatgggccaatTGGGTGTGGCTTAATCCAAACCTCCATAGATATCTGCCAGAGCGAACTTAATAGatataggagaataaatgagacacaaaatacttttttatttagaattttcattcCCCCTCTCTCTAGGAGGGGCCGGTTTTTCCCTCTCTACTTTGTGTGGGAGTTCTATCTTCTTTATTCAAGtcctatatattttgataagatcagcccaccctggtATCGAAATATAGTTCAGGAACGAGTCAAAAGAttcgtggtctagtattgaagatcatcatgTGGAGAAGTAGCGAGCAAACTTCGATTATTTGGAGAATCAAGAAGATATTAAATCATCTCCGTAaaaaaagcatgttttaggtttcaattaatcaaaagcatattttaattcaagttTTGAGCATTAtgtatgtgataattacgcgaataggttttgtctaaataattttctaaatagatctaattttctgatttatttgtgcttCCGCTGTCAACCTCATCCCATTAGGTTCCAGTTCAGATGTAACAACCCGAGTTTTTGTACGAGTTCTAATGCTAAGAATCATACGTAAcgaaatattatatatatagtttctAGAAAATGACGTATGaagaattttcatatattagttgttaaaaaaaatattggaatttgtaaataaaaagttttccATCGAATCATTTATTGTGATTCataagaaattgaagtttgtAATGATCctacataaatgaaaatataaatccaaaGTGAGAATTTTAATGTCTgatagaatataaattttacaagataattatattatatgctAATCTATAGTATAAGTAAATAAGAAGATCATGCATGTCTCGGACAGCTTGTTCGACAATGGCGTGCGTCGCTACACCTCCGAGCAATTTTAAGACTTCACGTTTATGTGCCTaaactcaaaaataaacataactAGAGGTGGGTTACTATAGATCAAGAGACATTACTtggccaaaaaaaaaagaagaagaataaaaataaaagaggagTGACACGGAAGTAATATATGCAAAGTGAATAGATGAAAAAGACAATACACCTCTGCCATCGTATGCCATCGTGACTCCTTCTTGTATTTGACACTTGTCAAATACATTGCCACATGTCAAAATTTGTGATGTTTGTTATAATTATTGGTGATATAAAACGCTTAATCCAACCAAAATTTGGGGCGTCTATACACACTAATAGAAAATTGCAGCTAGTTGGAAACCAAGTTATCAATCCAACAACTCTAACTCCTTACctatattatatttagttttaaaaacCAAGCATGCATGTagaaaatttatgagaaataTAGAATCTGTCTCGATTAAGATCAACAAGATCTAGGAATTTAACAACATAGCTTTCACCCACATGATCTtctaaaacaacaaaaaaatgctTAAGTTCATCCAAAGACATGAAATAACCAAAATACATCTTATGAAAGTAATAAGTACATAGATGGAAAGCTTATATTTGAAGCTATGAGTTCCGGCGACAACTCCAGTGAGTATTGAGTATTGGGCGACGACCACGAAAATACCATTACCTTAGAATAGTTAGAAATTACCCAATCTGTCAAATTAGAAATTACTACAtctgtccctaaaaatttgatacatattaccatttcggtccgttcctgaaaatttgatacacttcacttttaccatttttggtagtggaccacatattccaccaactcattcctactcacatttaattataaaattaatactttaaaagtaggacccacatcccaccaattttttcaactcactttccattacatttcttaaaatccgtgtcgggtcaaagtgtagcaaattttgggggacggaggtagtattagtcaaattttaatgttcGATAAgtaaatctaaataataaGAAATAGCGAGAGGAAGGAGCTTTACCTTGCCGGAGAAGCCGTCGAGCACATAGAAGGACGACGGTGTCGAGACCCGTCTCATGCAGCGATGAGCGATGATGACGTGCGAGAAAAAGAAGGCCGCCCAAGCTGACGGCCGAGCGCGGCATATGGTGACTCGTGCAGCGGCGGAGATTCCATTCAGACAGAGgctgtgagagagagaaagagagaaggatCTAAACTCGCCAGAGACATCCTTGGAGGCGGCGCGAGGCTGGGCCGAGAAAGTCAGGAGGCGACGGTGGTCAACTGCTGTCACGCATCCGCAGCAACCACCGCACGCACTGTGTGACGACGTCGGGAACGGGAAGGGAGAGAAATCTCTTGTTCCGTAAAACATCGAGAGAACGctgagggagagagagtgacGGCAATGAGCTCAACCGCCGCATGCAAGCGGCTTTGCGAGCGAGAGGCGTGGTAGTGGCGGTAGTCGTCgcaagagagagagggaggtAGGGAGAGAGAAGGGGAAAGAGGTTGATAGAATGAAGTGATCGAAGGTGAATGATCGCTGGAGAAGAGGTGTCGCCGGAGGCTGACGGCGAGAGGTTTAGAGAGAGGGAATACCGTCTCTCTCCAAAACGAGGGTTCGAGATGAAGAAAGTGAGGAGGGAGAAGAAGGGTCTTAGGCCTAGCTCTTTCTTTTGGGCCTCCGGATCGGACTAGGGATTTGTTTCTTTGAACTGAAATTAACACTAAGAGTCCAACTCATAATTATTTGGACTGGGGATGAAAGGAAATTATTGGAGCCTAATGTGAAATTAACACTAGTGATTCTTTTTATGCTAGGAGACACAAAATAATCCTTTGAGCTAGTTtcgaattaaatttaattttcagatTGATAAGCTAGTGtgcaatttaaattatgaaaataaaatgtgaaatattttcaaaatgattAAAGAGAACCCCGGCAAGAATAAACAAATTGATTGATGAGTTAATTCTCTCAATAATCAAATTcttcgatttaattaaataagacTTAGAGAAGACTGATCAGGAAAAGAATGCATATCATCAAGTTAGTATCTTTCTTAAAACTAAATTTAGcttgctattttatttttttgaaaaagagaGACCTGCGAGGAAAGTCATGTTGAGAACTGGAGAATGATTTCTAAAATTCTTAGAAAGCAATAGATGTGAACTTTTCTATCctacatactaatgtggatgaaaatatgaaaatgtgaatctatGTTTGTTGTTAATGTAAATgatgttgtcttgccataaatgatttgttttatgcctatctgtttggttggaacgtaagaatcgaattcgggttcAAGTGAGGGTGGTGTCCCTACTCGGATTAGTGTACACAAGTGGCCGtggaggtggccaccttctACGGGTCACAAATAAAGTTATGGAGGCCGtgggaggtggccacctcTCCGGCTGGAGAAAGATGTAGGTGACCGTGGGAGAGCACCATCTCCACGGCACTTGGTGTTCAGATATGGCAAAAGTACAGAAAGAACTCAGTCGAACTTTAGCTCACAAATAATTTAGTAAGCTTGGGCCTTTGAAGAGAAAACTCTcgagtgttactgtgatggcatgacaatattttcattttatgtatgtatatttcggcaatgtgttcactgagtatttttatactcagccctgcatatatttctaaatgtgcaggttgagcagtgacgGTGGAGAATGCTGAACNNNNNNNNNNNNNNNNNNNNNNNNNNNNNNNNNNNNNNNNNNNNNNNNNNNNNNNNNNNNNNNNNNNNNNNNNNNNNNNNNNNNNNNNNNNNNNNNNNNNGTAGAAAACCCAGTTTGCAGCACCTTCATATTTGGGGCTGTTCAGCAGAAACTAGAGTATACTCTTcgcaagaaaagaaattgaattttagaCAGTTAGTGGTTACTTTATAGGTTACTAGATAAATCCAAAGGGTAAAGGTTTTATTATCCTAATGATAACATGAGAATTATGGAAACTGGAAATATATAATTCTTTGAGAATGGTGAGATCAGTGGGAGTTTTAACACTCATAATGCGGTCATTAGTGAAATAAGGGTAGATTTTCCTCTTCCCTCATTTCCTTAAGAATTAAGTGTGCCAAATATTGTTGAATAGCCTAACAATATTGAACATTTGAACGACTAATGATGATGCCAAGTTCATTGAACATAGGTGTGGAAGAAGCATCTCTAGAAGTGTCATTAATGTTTTCTTAATGAGAACGAATGTGGTCATTTCTGATGACTATGTGGCATATCTCCAAGAATCCGAATGTGATATATGAATACGTAATGATCAAGTATATTGGGTGTAAATGGGTCTTCAAGACCAAATTCGACATAAATGGTTTAATCGAACGATTTAAAGCCAGACTTGTTGCCAAAGGTTATACTCATAAAAAAATAGCATTGATTATAAAGAGACTTTCTCTCAAGTATCAAAGAAGGACTCACTTAGAATCATTTTGGCACTTGTAGCCCATTTCGACTTGGAACTAcatcaaatggatgtgaaaaaCTGCTTTTCTAAATGGCGATTTGTAAGAAGAAGTCTACATGAAACAACTTGAAGACTTCATTaagaaatggaatgaaaatttttagtCTGCAAACTTAAGACATCAATTTATGGACTGAAACAAGCTTCTCGACAATGGTATTTTAAATTCCATGACACTATTACTGCTTTTGGTTTTAAAGAAAACACTGTTGATCGGTGTATATACCTCAAGGTTAGTGGGagcaagttcatatttttggttttgtatgttgatgatatattgCTTGCTAATAGTGACATTGGATTACTACATGCACTAAAATtatctctctaaaaatttcaacataaaaGATATGTGTGAGACATCCTATGgcatatgatagaaatatctTGTGATCAATCACGTGGACTCTTGGATTATCTCATAAAAGCTACATAGATCGAATCTTTTAGAGAGATATGGCATGAGTGCTTGTTCTCCAAGTGTTGTTCAAATTCATAAAGGTGACAAATTCAGTTTGGATCAATGTCCAAAAACTGAATTGGAACGTAAGGATGTGGAAAATATTCCTTATACATCTATTGTGGGAAGTTGATGTATGCTCAAGTCTGTACTAGACTAGACATCAGCTTTGCAGTTGGAATGCTAGGCCGTTACCAAAGTAACCCTGGTGTTGAACATTGGAGAACTGCAAAGATAATAATGAGATACTTAAAGTGAACAAAAGATTTTATGCTCACATTACGGAAATCTGATCAACTAGAAATTATTGGATTTCCATTAAAGCTAAATTTATGGTTTGCTTTGAAGCATTAatgattgcaaaattttatttcaggcCTTGGTATTGTCTCCTCAATATCCAAGccgttgaaattatattgtGATGATAGTGCAATCGTATCTTTCTGTAAGTATGACAAGTATTAAAGGAGCtaaacacatggaattaaAGTTTCTTGTCATGAAAGATGAAGTTCAGGAACAAAGAatatctatataatatataagcaCACAGCTTATGGTTGATGATCCATTGACTAAGACGTTACCGCCTAAGACATTTATGGAATAAGTTAACATAATGGGTCTTGGGTATGGAAACGTCTAATCTTTATGTTTCCATGTTGGTTCAGACACTTAAGTtatggatattttgaattcaataaagttgtttctactttttctgcatatacttattatttgaaatgCATATGTacgtttttagtattaatgcAGGAGGTCttgaaataagacaattaCGGACACGGTGTCACTTATAGATTATACTAGAGTGGATATTGGTGATGTGGTACATGGAAGGAACTGTATCGATTGAATGATATACGCCCGCCATGACTCGCATTAGTAGTCTCTCTAATATAATACTTATGTTTACCAATGATGaaagtatttataaattcCAATATTATGCGCGCCTTATGTTTGTTATGTCTATTTTATCGTGGCTCTGTCACGTGTGACAAGTGGGAGAATCGAAAACTTTGTGTCCCACATGTTCGCCAAGTGGGAGAATGTAAGTTTTATGTCTCacatatgtgacatgtgatagaatcctaaatagaattggatatttaatataatacattaaCATGGTATTAGACACATTtttccctaattaattattgttattgggATGTTTCCTAATCATGTGATTAATTAGTCAATTAATGGTAATTCACAATATGATTCCTATGACTAACAAGGAAATTGAggttatatataattgtatatggCCGATTGTTAGTTGACTAATATATAGTCACTGATTTGGGAATAATATATTTCCTATCATATATTAAGGAAAGGAATATATAAGTAAGGAATAATGTTTGTGATTTACGTGAGACTTGAGAATCAAgtttatgattatgaataaattattttgggcctctttgatggaaagggcttttagggtttgataattagggtttgtcctctctctgcctataaatacaagtgtgggatcccatcaaatcacacacattatagagaacacataaacgaggaaaagagagagaaacaaatccttcGAGTTGGAGCTGCGCTACTACGCCAAAAAAGGAGTTCAAGGAAATCGTCTCCTCCTTCCTCATtcgcttccgctatggatCGCCAAGGTATGTTTCGATcctattatgtttatggttttacgtgaaatacatgatgttcgaagatcttgctttacttatattcaattatgtcttcttgaatatatgatgataaattatGTCCAACACTAAAAGCTCTAAGCGCGGACGCATCAAAGCTAATGGGTTCGTACTTGTGTCGTGCAAGATGAGGCACTTATCACACATACTCACAACccacataaattt
This window contains:
- the LOC125203471 gene encoding uncharacterized protein LOC125203471, whose translation is MFYGTRDFSPFPFPTSSHSACGGCCGCVTAVDHRRLLTFSAQPRAASKDVSGEFRSFSLSLSHSLCLNGISAAARVTICRARPSAWAAFFFSHVIIAHRCMRRVSTPSSFYVLDGFSGKAHKREVLKLLGGVATHAIVEQAVRDMHDLLIYLYYRLAYNIIIL